The following are encoded together in the Aciduricibacillus chroicocephali genome:
- a CDS encoding NmrA family protein, which translates to MDVILADNFARAAKENGVKKIIYLTGIIPEHEKLSRHLESRLEVEEILGSYGTPVTAIRSGLIVGPKGSSFPILSKLVKRLPVMLLPKWAQTPAQPTALPDVIQALDEAIRQEDLTGRIIEVGGPEVMAYRDMMKQTAELLGRNPKMFDLPVMTPKLSRLWVTLITGAPKIMVYPLIESLPHNMIVGGKYNIEGISIGKQTFREAAKKALDAEKGGKNGKKPRLELPNSPDDVRSVQRIVMPHGCDALWISRYYVQWIGRVGAPLLSTHIDDEGRCTVSFALFKKPLLEMTYSKVDSTEDRALYYITGGLLAKESENKKGRLEFRRIPGKEEAIVAIHDYLPSLPWFFYHYTQAKIHLLVMAAFRIHVKRLTKKEVFAGKKAKSQMEFPIANIGK; encoded by the coding sequence ATGGATGTAATTCTCGCTGATAACTTTGCGAGAGCGGCGAAGGAAAATGGTGTGAAGAAAATCATCTATTTGACAGGAATCATACCTGAACATGAAAAGCTGTCGCGCCATTTAGAGAGCAGGCTGGAAGTGGAAGAGATACTTGGTTCATATGGGACGCCGGTGACTGCAATTCGCTCAGGCCTAATTGTTGGTCCAAAAGGATCTTCCTTCCCGATTTTGTCCAAGCTTGTAAAACGTCTCCCGGTCATGCTTCTGCCAAAATGGGCACAGACACCCGCCCAGCCGACTGCGCTGCCGGATGTTATTCAAGCACTTGATGAGGCGATCAGACAGGAGGATTTGACGGGAAGAATCATTGAAGTAGGCGGGCCTGAGGTCATGGCTTATCGTGACATGATGAAACAGACTGCTGAGCTGCTGGGCCGGAATCCGAAGATGTTCGACCTTCCTGTCATGACGCCTAAGCTCTCGCGCTTGTGGGTTACACTCATTACAGGTGCGCCGAAGATTATGGTTTACCCGCTTATCGAGAGTCTGCCACACAATATGATAGTTGGGGGAAAATATAATATAGAAGGAATCAGTATCGGCAAGCAAACTTTCCGTGAGGCGGCAAAGAAAGCACTCGATGCTGAGAAAGGTGGTAAGAACGGTAAGAAACCACGTCTTGAATTGCCAAATTCTCCTGATGATGTTCGTTCAGTTCAGCGTATTGTCATGCCACATGGGTGTGATGCGCTCTGGATTTCCCGTTACTATGTCCAGTGGATTGGCCGTGTAGGAGCCCCGCTGCTCAGTACTCATATTGATGATGAAGGACGCTGTACTGTTTCCTTTGCTTTATTCAAAAAACCTCTCTTAGAAATGACCTATTCGAAAGTGGATAGTACAGAGGATCGCGCGCTTTATTATATTACCGGTGGACTGCTGGCCAAAGAAAGCGAGAACAAGAAAGGCCGTTTGGAATTCCGGCGTATTCCGGGTAAAGAAGAGGCAATTGTCGCTATACATGACTATCTTCCCTCTTTACCGTGGTTCTTCTATCATTATACCCAGGCGAAAATCCACCTTCTCGTCATGGCGGCGTTCCGTATACATGTAAAAAGACTTACAAAAAAAGAAGTGTTTGCTGGTAAAAAAGCCAAGAGCCAAATGGAATTTCCGATTGCCAATATTGGGAAATAA
- the thiS gene encoding sulfur carrier protein ThiS — MTLIINGNQVEVPKHIATIEQLAVHLDISNPHMIVEHNGNILVKSAHASARLADGDKIEMVQFVGGG, encoded by the coding sequence TTGACATTGATTATTAACGGAAATCAAGTCGAAGTACCGAAACATATAGCGACAATAGAACAGCTGGCAGTTCACTTGGACATATCCAATCCTCATATGATCGTAGAGCACAATGGGAATATCCTTGTAAAGTCTGCCCATGCCTCAGCGAGACTGGCAGATGGGGATAAAATAGAGATGGTGCAATTTGTAGGAGGCGGTTGA
- a CDS encoding thiamine phosphate synthase: protein MLELHTISTGKQCPEKLESIAIAVAPQVDWIHIRERNWSSYMAAEIILRLRESGISQSKLVYNGTPSDEICEYAGGIHLPEHKMTLLPDIQARCKQLVIGCSVHSVKAAREAEALGADRLIFGHVFETESKPGLKPRGLEQLESVCQAVTVPVIAIGGIKLENVQRVIECGASGIAVLSGIMGAEKPVQAAISYRNHLEKRGQLI, encoded by the coding sequence ATGCTCGAACTGCATACGATCTCAACGGGAAAACAATGTCCAGAAAAACTGGAAAGCATAGCTATAGCAGTAGCTCCCCAAGTTGATTGGATTCATATAAGGGAAAGGAATTGGTCCTCCTATATGGCAGCGGAGATAATTTTGCGACTTCGCGAATCCGGCATATCACAGAGTAAACTCGTGTACAATGGTACGCCATCTGATGAAATATGTGAATACGCTGGAGGTATCCATCTTCCTGAGCATAAGATGACGTTGCTCCCTGACATCCAAGCCCGCTGCAAACAGCTTGTAATCGGCTGCTCTGTCCATTCTGTTAAAGCAGCTAGAGAGGCGGAAGCACTCGGAGCGGACCGGCTGATTTTTGGACATGTTTTTGAGACAGAATCCAAGCCGGGGCTTAAACCGCGGGGACTGGAGCAGTTGGAAAGTGTCTGCCAAGCTGTTACAGTACCGGTCATTGCGATTGGTGGAATTAAGCTGGAAAATGTTCAACGAGTAATCGAATGTGGTGCATCAGGGATAGCCGTACTTTCAGGCATCATGGGAGCAGAAAAACCAGTTCAGGCTGCGATTTCATATCGAAATCATTTGGAAAAGAGGGGGCAACTGATTTGA
- a CDS encoding GTP pyrophosphokinase, translating to MTQDIPTQLKEIKPLKTELSKFMMCYKFALKEIETKINQLEQELEYVNEYNPVKQVVTRVKSPQSILRKVNSKGIPFSLDVIREEIHDIAGVRITCLFTDDIYEISRKLLMQKDIKVVDYKNYIKYPKQNGYRSLHLIIQVPVLMSDGIEYVNVEVQIRTVAMDYWASLEHKLYNKYNKEIPFHIALELREAAHSAAVLDEKMERLRLEMEESDEISGTEADLLELWISNDKFQLPSSF from the coding sequence ATGACACAAGATATTCCAACACAATTAAAAGAAATCAAACCATTAAAAACAGAACTATCAAAATTCATGATGTGCTATAAATTTGCACTGAAAGAGATTGAAACAAAGATCAATCAGCTTGAACAAGAGCTCGAATATGTAAACGAATACAATCCTGTAAAGCAGGTTGTTACACGGGTAAAGTCTCCGCAGAGTATTCTGCGCAAGGTGAACAGCAAGGGAATTCCATTCTCGTTGGATGTGATTCGTGAAGAAATCCATGATATTGCCGGTGTGAGAATTACATGTCTATTTACGGATGATATTTATGAAATTAGCCGTAAGCTGCTTATGCAGAAAGACATTAAGGTAGTGGATTACAAGAATTATATTAAATATCCGAAGCAAAATGGATACCGCAGTCTGCATCTGATCATCCAGGTACCAGTCCTCATGTCTGATGGGATTGAATATGTGAATGTCGAGGTGCAGATCCGTACTGTCGCCATGGACTATTGGGCAAGCTTGGAGCATAAACTCTACAACAAATACAACAAAGAAATCCCATTCCATATTGCATTGGAATTGCGTGAAGCAGCTCATTCAGCAGCAGTGCTTGATGAGAAAATGGAGCGTTTGCGACTTGAAATGGAAGAATCCGATGAAATAAGCGGAACAGAAGCAGACCTTCTCGAACTTTGGATCAGCAACGATAAGTTCCAGCTGCCATCTTCGTTTTAA
- a CDS encoding thiazole synthase: MLQINGKEFNSRLLLGTGKYATSEIQREAVEVSESEILTFAVRRLDINNPDEQNFLEGLDLEKVSLLPNTSGAKTAEEAIRIAKLARASGICDMIKVEIIGCPHTLLPNPVETLKATEELVKEGFTVLPYTSDDVVLARLLEEAGAHAVMPGAAPIGSGLGIVNPVNLEHIINQANVPIIVDAGIGSPADAAYAMELGADAVLLNTAVSAAGNPVKMAKAMQLAIEAGRLGYEAGRIQKQHGATASSPTDHISL, translated from the coding sequence ATGCTTCAGATTAACGGAAAAGAATTCAACTCCAGGCTGTTGCTTGGAACGGGGAAATATGCAACCTCGGAGATTCAGCGGGAAGCAGTCGAAGTATCTGAATCAGAAATCCTTACATTTGCAGTTCGGAGACTTGATATTAACAATCCGGATGAACAGAACTTTCTTGAAGGACTTGATTTGGAAAAAGTGAGCTTGCTGCCGAACACTTCAGGTGCAAAGACTGCTGAGGAAGCAATTAGAATTGCCAAGCTTGCACGTGCTTCAGGAATTTGCGATATGATCAAGGTCGAAATCATCGGCTGCCCGCATACACTGTTGCCCAATCCTGTCGAGACACTAAAAGCAACGGAAGAACTGGTGAAAGAAGGTTTCACCGTTTTGCCGTACACTTCTGATGATGTTGTCCTTGCCCGCTTACTTGAAGAAGCCGGAGCCCATGCCGTCATGCCTGGAGCAGCACCGATTGGTTCAGGTCTTGGCATTGTGAATCCGGTCAACCTTGAGCATATTATCAATCAGGCGAATGTGCCGATTATTGTTGATGCAGGTATTGGTTCTCCAGCAGATGCAGCCTATGCTATGGAACTCGGTGCTGACGCAGTGCTTCTGAACACGGCTGTTTCCGCAGCGGGAAATCCGGTGAAAATGGCAAAGGCCATGCAGCTCGCCATTGAAGCTGGCCGTCTAGGTTATGAAGCAGGCAGAATACAGAAGCAGCATGGTGCAACAGCAAGCAGTCCGACCGACCATATAAGTTTATAA
- a CDS encoding putative bifunctional diguanylate cyclase/phosphodiesterase translates to MKWFYNNILGQLTSFIIGVIVVPNILEEIVMAVFQFNFDSDIWYEILDTSIMLIVGIPFMWWLLKKMDTYVEEMERLVIQRREINDELMEKNNELTHLAYYDQLTGLPNRRKMHIDIQERITKMTRLGSPKKLAVILFDLDRFQQINDIMGHAIGDKVLCCAAERLKERLPDNYQVYRHMTDEFVVLAEIDDIPDATMHKKPFMDIFKESYNIDEEEIFVTVSAGVSLFPDQSDDSETLLRQADQALSAAKANGGDQYQLFDPELAAASARKLKLENGLRRAAERNEFVLHYQPQVELESGRIIGVEALARWVHPELGLISPYEFIPIAEETGEIISLGRWVVKTACKQLREWQDQGHHLVMAINVSPIQMKRLKFPGFVASELKKNGLSPEALEIEVTESLMQNLDESKRIFNDLKELGVKISIDDFGTGYSSLSVLGAMPIDHLKIDQAFVRFMDTNPKLRPIVKTIIQLGENLGVELIAEGIEEQHIAEELTAYGCRYGQGYLYSRPVPPEEIVRMIEQEHAV, encoded by the coding sequence ATGAAATGGTTTTATAACAACATACTAGGCCAATTGACTTCCTTCATCATAGGGGTCATTGTTGTGCCGAATATTCTGGAAGAGATTGTAATGGCAGTTTTCCAATTCAATTTTGATAGTGATATTTGGTATGAAATATTGGACACTTCAATCATGCTCATCGTGGGCATTCCTTTCATGTGGTGGCTACTGAAAAAGATGGATACGTATGTGGAAGAAATGGAGCGACTCGTCATCCAAAGGCGTGAAATTAACGATGAGCTCATGGAAAAAAATAATGAGCTGACCCATTTAGCATATTACGACCAGCTGACGGGCTTGCCTAACCGACGAAAAATGCATATAGATATACAAGAACGCATTACAAAAATGACGCGTCTCGGCTCTCCGAAGAAGCTAGCTGTCATATTGTTTGATCTTGATCGATTTCAACAGATTAATGACATAATGGGGCATGCAATTGGAGATAAAGTGCTATGCTGTGCAGCTGAACGACTGAAGGAAAGACTTCCTGATAATTATCAAGTGTACAGACATATGACAGATGAATTTGTTGTTTTGGCGGAAATAGACGACATACCAGATGCAACGATGCATAAGAAACCATTCATGGATATTTTTAAGGAATCCTACAACATTGATGAAGAAGAAATTTTTGTTACTGTAAGCGCTGGGGTGTCCTTGTTCCCGGATCAAAGCGATGATTCTGAAACTCTGCTCAGACAGGCAGACCAGGCTCTTTCGGCTGCGAAGGCAAATGGAGGGGACCAATATCAGCTATTTGATCCTGAACTTGCTGCAGCTTCTGCACGCAAATTGAAGCTAGAGAACGGATTAAGAAGAGCGGCGGAAAGAAATGAGTTTGTCCTTCATTACCAGCCACAGGTTGAACTGGAGAGTGGAAGAATTATTGGGGTGGAAGCGCTTGCGAGATGGGTGCATCCAGAATTGGGGCTGATCTCACCTTATGAATTTATCCCGATTGCTGAGGAAACTGGGGAAATCATCTCGCTTGGCAGATGGGTTGTCAAAACAGCATGTAAACAGCTTCGTGAATGGCAGGATCAAGGACACCATTTAGTCATGGCAATCAATGTTTCACCAATCCAGATGAAAAGGCTGAAGTTTCCCGGGTTTGTCGCTTCAGAATTAAAGAAGAATGGACTCAGTCCTGAAGCCTTGGAAATTGAAGTGACTGAGTCACTTATGCAGAACTTGGATGAGTCTAAAAGAATATTCAATGACTTGAAAGAGCTCGGAGTCAAGATATCCATTGATGATTTTGGTACAGGCTATTCATCACTTAGCGTTCTTGGCGCAATGCCGATTGACCACTTGAAGATTGATCAGGCTTTTGTCCGTTTCATGGATACTAATCCCAAGCTTCGCCCGATTGTAAAGACAATCATCCAGCTTGGTGAGAATCTAGGTGTAGAACTCATTGCCGAGGGGATTGAGGAACAGCATATTGCTGAAGAGCTTACAGCATACGGATGCCGTTATGGCCAAGGATATTTGTATAGCCGTCCGGTTCCTCCAGAAGAAATTGTGAGAATGATCGAGCAAGAACACGCTGTTTAA
- a CDS encoding NAD-dependent epimerase/dehydratase family protein, translating into MEENRRPVVALSGASGYIGSNLLEKIQEYADVIALSRSGGRFKNKEHVQWRACDLFSLPETKAGLRGADIAVYLVH; encoded by the coding sequence ATGGAAGAAAATCGTAGACCTGTTGTCGCACTGTCTGGAGCGAGCGGATACATTGGGAGCAATCTTCTCGAGAAAATACAAGAGTATGCTGATGTTATTGCGCTCTCGAGGAGCGGCGGGCGCTTCAAGAATAAGGAGCATGTGCAATGGCGTGCCTGTGATTTGTTCTCCCTTCCCGAGACAAAGGCTGGACTGAGAGGAGCGGATATCGCCGTTTATCTAGTTCATTAG